Proteins from a single region of Chryseomicrobium sp. FSL W7-1435:
- a CDS encoding anthranilate synthase component I family protein, with amino-acid sequence MHKNETITFSASKDEFYYGYQELAKQTSRHALLESARGGNLSVAAFQPVAMAHSVADGLTIEWADGRQEQRVGESLALIEELVHAYASSHNPELPDFQGGAIGFVTYDYARVIEVLPESAHDDLGIPMNFFYLFDHWAVYDIANEQVILMKLPTATKNLVQWAEDWKAAIQKGISERLFETGAAQEIAPDDSMLHVSMSGPEFESAVLRIQEYIAQGDVFQVNLSVRQSRELGVNPEVMYEALRTFNPSPYMAYIQADDFAVISGSPELLVKKKGNELSTRPIAGTRPRGKDEAEDHTLAQELIDNEKERAEHVMLVDLERNDLGKVSRYGTVEVDEFMVIERYSHVMHIVSNVKGELGQQVTNAQIVQAMFPGGTITGAPKIRTMEIIEELEPVRRGLYTGSIGWFGYNGDLEFNIVIRTAFVKDGMAHIQAGAGIVIDSIPAAEYIESLNKAKALWQAKAMAEGTRSS; translated from the coding sequence ATTCATAAAAATGAAACTATCACATTTTCAGCATCCAAAGATGAATTTTATTATGGCTATCAAGAGCTTGCCAAGCAAACAAGCCGTCATGCTTTATTGGAAAGTGCACGTGGAGGAAATCTAAGTGTCGCTGCATTCCAGCCTGTGGCCATGGCGCATTCCGTTGCGGACGGTCTTACTATTGAATGGGCAGACGGTCGCCAAGAACAACGAGTGGGAGAATCCCTGGCGCTGATTGAAGAGCTCGTCCATGCATATGCTAGTTCTCACAACCCAGAGCTTCCGGACTTTCAGGGCGGGGCCATTGGGTTTGTTACGTATGACTATGCACGTGTAATTGAAGTGCTTCCTGAGTCCGCACATGATGACTTAGGAATTCCAATGAATTTCTTTTACTTATTTGATCACTGGGCAGTTTATGATATTGCCAATGAACAAGTCATCTTAATGAAACTACCAACGGCAACAAAGAATTTAGTGCAGTGGGCTGAGGACTGGAAAGCCGCGATCCAAAAAGGAATCTCGGAGCGTTTGTTTGAAACGGGTGCTGCTCAAGAAATTGCGCCGGATGATAGCATGCTGCATGTCTCGATGAGTGGTCCAGAGTTTGAAAGTGCCGTTCTTCGCATCCAAGAGTACATAGCGCAAGGCGATGTGTTTCAAGTAAATCTTTCGGTACGTCAATCAAGAGAACTTGGTGTCAATCCGGAAGTCATGTACGAAGCACTGCGCACGTTCAATCCATCACCTTATATGGCGTATATTCAAGCTGATGACTTTGCGGTTATTTCCGGCTCACCTGAACTTCTCGTAAAGAAAAAAGGGAACGAACTGTCAACGCGTCCTATTGCGGGTACACGTCCTCGTGGTAAGGATGAAGCCGAGGATCACACGCTTGCGCAAGAGTTGATCGACAACGAAAAAGAGCGAGCGGAACACGTGATGCTAGTGGATCTTGAACGAAACGATTTAGGAAAAGTTTCTCGCTACGGGACGGTTGAAGTAGATGAGTTCATGGTCATTGAGCGTTACTCCCATGTCATGCACATCGTATCAAACGTCAAAGGTGAGCTTGGGCAACAGGTGACAAATGCACAAATCGTTCAAGCGATGTTCCCGGGAGGCACCATCACAGGGGCACCCAAAATTCGTACTATGGAAATCATTGAAGAACTAGAACCCGTAAGACGCGGTCTTTATACAGGGTCTATTGGCTGGTTCGGGTATAACGGTGATTTAGAATTTAACATTGTGATTCGTACAGCTTTCGTCAAAGATGGCATGGCACATATTCAAGCAGGAGCAGGAATTGTCATTGATTCGATTCCAGCAGCAGAATATATTGAATCGTTAAACAAAGCAAAAGCATTATGGCAGGCAAAAGCTATGGCGGAAGGGACGAGATCTTCATGA
- the dusB gene encoding tRNA dihydrouridine synthase DusB: MTLKPTKPFSIGGIEMDNRVVLAPMAGISNSAFRLTVKEFGVGLVYAEMISDKGIVQKNEKTLSMLYIDERENPLSLQIFGGEKDTLVAAAKYVDQNTSADIIDINMGCPVSKIIKCEAGARWLLDPNKIYEMVSAVVDNVSKPVTVKMRIGWDDEHILAVENAQAIERAGGAAVAVHGRTRQQMYEGRADWNVIRDVKQSVAIPVIGNGDVETPQDAQRMLDETGVDGVMIGRAALGDPWMVYRTVEYLESGELKPEPSVREKIDVCLLHFERLVQLKGENVAVREMRKHASWYLKGIRGNGRARTVINQLEDANELKAFLRIFAEEAMTSQEEIVLV; encoded by the coding sequence GTGACACTTAAGCCTACGAAGCCTTTTTCAATTGGTGGCATCGAGATGGACAACCGCGTTGTGCTAGCCCCGATGGCGGGAATTTCAAACTCTGCATTTCGTCTGACGGTCAAAGAGTTTGGTGTGGGTCTCGTCTACGCAGAAATGATCAGCGACAAAGGGATTGTTCAAAAAAATGAGAAGACCCTCAGCATGTTGTATATCGATGAGCGAGAGAATCCGCTATCCCTTCAAATCTTCGGTGGTGAGAAGGACACGCTAGTAGCAGCTGCTAAATATGTAGATCAAAACACATCGGCAGATATCATAGATATCAATATGGGCTGCCCGGTCAGTAAAATCATCAAGTGTGAAGCGGGAGCCCGCTGGTTACTTGACCCAAATAAGATTTACGAAATGGTCTCAGCTGTTGTGGACAATGTCAGCAAGCCGGTGACAGTGAAAATGAGAATTGGCTGGGACGATGAACATATTCTTGCTGTTGAAAATGCGCAAGCTATCGAGCGCGCAGGTGGAGCAGCCGTTGCAGTTCATGGTCGCACTCGTCAACAAATGTATGAAGGTCGTGCCGACTGGAATGTCATCCGTGATGTCAAACAGTCCGTCGCCATTCCTGTAATCGGAAATGGAGATGTCGAGACACCTCAAGACGCCCAACGTATGCTAGATGAAACGGGTGTCGATGGAGTCATGATTGGACGAGCTGCACTAGGAGACCCTTGGATGGTTTACCGCACTGTCGAATATCTAGAGTCAGGTGAGCTGAAACCTGAGCCATCTGTACGCGAGAAGATTGACGTGTGCCTACTCCACTTTGAACGTTTGGTTCAATTAAAAGGAGAGAACGTTGCTGTACGCGAAATGCGCAAGCACGCCTCTTGGTACCTCAAAGGAATTCGAGGCAATGGTCGAGCGCGCACGGTTATCAATCAATTAGAAGATGCAAATGAGTTAAAAGCGTTCCTTCGCATTTTTGCAGAGGAAGCCATGACTTCTCAAGAAGAAATCGTATTGGTCTAA
- the folP gene encoding dihydropteroate synthase, with the protein MTQTRTAHGVTLDFSKETVVMGILNVTPDSFSDGGLYNQVEQALARAKEMVEQGAKIIDIGGESTRPGYTPITAEEEINRVVPVIRAIREAKVPVFLSVDTYKSTVAQAALEAGVDILNDIWGVKRDAGIARLAAEYQVPLILMHNRETATYQDFWRDAKADLEESVAIARENGVQDHQIWLDPGIGFGKNTSHNILMMQHLSDLVGMGYPVLLATSRKSLIGNVLKLPVVERREGTAATISFGIDKGVHMVRVHDVNEMVRTTRMMDVLVGKTHYTEEV; encoded by the coding sequence ATGACACAAACTAGGACTGCGCACGGAGTGACCCTAGATTTCTCAAAAGAGACCGTTGTGATGGGCATTCTCAATGTGACGCCTGACTCATTTTCAGATGGTGGACTCTATAATCAGGTAGAACAGGCACTTGCCCGTGCGAAAGAGATGGTCGAGCAAGGCGCAAAAATCATAGATATTGGTGGAGAGTCAACGCGGCCTGGTTATACGCCTATTACGGCTGAAGAAGAAATCAATCGCGTTGTACCAGTCATTCGTGCTATTCGAGAGGCCAAAGTTCCCGTATTTCTTTCCGTTGATACGTATAAATCAACGGTGGCACAGGCGGCGCTCGAAGCAGGAGTCGATATTTTAAATGATATTTGGGGTGTCAAAAGAGATGCCGGAATCGCGCGACTAGCAGCAGAGTACCAAGTCCCGCTTATCTTAATGCACAACCGGGAGACAGCGACCTATCAAGATTTTTGGCGCGATGCCAAAGCAGATCTGGAAGAGTCAGTTGCTATCGCAAGAGAAAATGGTGTGCAGGACCACCAAATTTGGTTAGATCCAGGTATTGGTTTTGGGAAAAACACTTCCCACAACATTTTGATGATGCAACACCTTTCTGATCTTGTAGGGATGGGGTATCCGGTTCTTCTTGCAACGTCCCGAAAGAGCTTGATTGGCAATGTATTAAAGCTTCCGGTTGTAGAACGACGAGAAGGTACTGCAGCAACAATCAGCTTCGGCATCGATAAAGGTGTTCACATGGTTCGTGTTCATGATGTCAACGAAATGGTGCGGACTACACGCATGATGGACGTATTGGTCGGCAAAACGCACTACACGGAGGAAGTCTAA
- the folB gene encoding dihydroneopterin aldolase: MDKIYLNDMQFYGYHGVLPEETVLGQLFRITVEMAVDLKRAGETDDLSATVNYAEVYALCKEIAEGKPYQLIESVAEKIADGILTNYPEQVEGCKVMIVKPTPPIAGHYASVAVEITRGTL; this comes from the coding sequence ATGGATAAAATCTATTTAAATGATATGCAATTCTATGGGTACCATGGAGTCCTACCAGAAGAGACGGTGTTGGGGCAATTATTTCGTATCACGGTTGAAATGGCAGTTGATTTAAAACGAGCAGGCGAAACAGACGACTTAAGTGCGACGGTCAATTATGCAGAAGTGTATGCCCTGTGTAAGGAAATTGCAGAAGGCAAACCGTATCAATTGATTGAATCCGTTGCCGAGAAAATCGCTGATGGGATTCTGACTAACTACCCTGAACAAGTGGAGGGGTGTAAGGTAATGATCGTGAAACCGACACCACCTATTGCGGGGCATTATGCGTCAGTAGCGGTTGAGATCACGCGAGGTACTTTATGA
- the pabA gene encoding aminodeoxychorismate/anthranilate synthase component II, which produces MILMIDNYDSFTYNLVQYMGEMGREIRVVRNDEITVAAIETLQPDMIVVSPGPCTPNEAGVSLDVITHFAGKIPVLGVCLGHQSIGQAFGGKVIRAERLMHGKTSPVFHDGKGVNEGMPNPFQATRYHSLLVEKESLPDCLEITSWTEEGEIMGLRHKELAVEGVQYHPESIMTEQGKKLIRNFIETYCEPKEVSV; this is translated from the coding sequence ATGATCCTGATGATTGATAACTATGACTCATTTACATACAATCTGGTCCAATACATGGGCGAAATGGGGCGTGAAATTCGAGTTGTCCGCAATGATGAGATTACAGTAGCGGCAATTGAAACGTTGCAACCCGATATGATTGTCGTCTCTCCGGGGCCTTGTACGCCAAATGAAGCAGGCGTCAGTTTGGATGTCATCACCCACTTTGCAGGAAAAATTCCAGTGCTCGGCGTATGCCTAGGCCACCAATCAATCGGACAGGCATTTGGTGGGAAGGTCATTCGTGCAGAACGTCTGATGCACGGGAAAACGTCTCCAGTTTTCCACGATGGTAAGGGTGTGAACGAGGGAATGCCGAATCCATTCCAGGCAACTCGTTACCATTCTTTGCTGGTTGAAAAAGAGTCGCTTCCGGATTGCTTAGAAATCACGTCTTGGACGGAAGAAGGCGAAATCATGGGATTACGCCACAAAGAACTTGCAGTGGAAGGTGTCCAGTACCATCCTGAATCAATCATGACGGAGCAAGGGAAAAAGTTGATACGCAATTTCATTGAGACGTATTGTGAGCCGAAGGAAGTGTCGGTCTGA
- the pabC gene encoding aminodeoxychorismate lyase, translating to MDCWKNGEFLRKQDVTISPYDHGYLYGLGFFETFRTYEGSVFLWEQHWERLEQTLSAFRITLPYLKQELLTVVEELTRLNGGRDGYFRLNVSAGVHDIGLQPTHYPDPTVLVLRKELPETIRGTEKTARWIEIPRNTPEGSTRVKSHHYGNNVLARFELPSLAEMEGFMCTEKGLVAEGITSSIFWVKEGVLYTPSLDTGILNSITRQWLLDYAKDHQLPYEEGHFTPQQVEIADELWVVNAVQEIVPIRALESYHFPGNNGEWYRKLHAAYEQAITKGVAKE from the coding sequence ATGGACTGCTGGAAAAACGGTGAGTTTTTAAGAAAACAGGATGTCACCATCTCTCCTTATGATCACGGGTACTTATATGGGCTCGGATTTTTCGAAACGTTTCGAACGTATGAAGGAAGCGTTTTTTTGTGGGAACAGCACTGGGAGCGTCTTGAGCAGACACTTTCTGCTTTTCGCATCACTTTGCCTTATTTAAAGCAGGAGCTCCTGACCGTGGTGGAGGAATTGACGCGACTGAACGGTGGAAGAGACGGTTATTTTCGTCTTAACGTGTCAGCAGGTGTCCATGACATAGGACTGCAACCTACGCATTACCCAGATCCCACTGTACTGGTCTTGCGAAAAGAACTTCCAGAGACAATCCGTGGTACAGAAAAGACAGCCCGCTGGATAGAAATCCCGCGGAACACGCCAGAGGGTTCAACTCGAGTGAAATCGCATCACTATGGCAATAATGTCTTAGCGCGTTTTGAACTGCCTTCTTTAGCTGAGATGGAAGGATTCATGTGCACGGAAAAAGGGCTCGTGGCAGAGGGCATCACGTCGTCTATCTTTTGGGTGAAGGAAGGTGTTCTTTACACGCCTTCATTAGACACGGGTATCTTAAACAGTATTACTCGTCAGTGGCTCTTGGATTATGCGAAGGATCACCAGCTCCCGTATGAAGAAGGGCACTTTACACCTCAGCAAGTAGAAATAGCAGATGAACTGTGGGTGGTCAATGCTGTGCAGGAAATAGTGCCGATTCGTGCGCTCGAATCCTATCATTTCCCGGGAAATAATGGCGAATGGTATCGAAAATTACACGCCGCATATGAACAAGCAATCACTAAAGGAGTGGCTAAAGAATGA
- the lysS gene encoding lysine--tRNA ligase has protein sequence MSNMEELNDQLQVRRQKMTSMQEQGMDPFGSRFDRSHLSNEIIEEFEGYTKEQLDETPYEVIAAGRIMTKRGKGKAGFAHIQDLGGQIQIYVRKDAIGDEAYATFNTADLGDIVGVKGLVFRTNVGELSIKATEFTFLTKSLRPMPEKFHGLKDVEQRYRQRYLDLMTSDESKNTFITRSRIIQAMRRYLDNEGFLEVETPMMHSVAGGAAARPFVTHHNALDLELYMRIAIELHLKRLIVGGLEKVYEIGRVFRNEGISTRHNPEFTMIELYEAYADYQDIMNLTENLIAHIAQEVLGSTTVQYGEDEVNLAPGWKRWHMADAVKEVTGVDFWQEMTKEQAHALASEHGVEVKPSMEVGHVLNEFFEQKVEELLVQPTFIFGHPVEVSPLAKKNPEDGRFTDRFELFIVRREHANAFTELNDPIDQRERFEAQLVEKEAGNDEAHEMDNDFIEALEYGMPPTGGLGIGIDRLVMLLTNSPSIRDVLLFPLMRHKD, from the coding sequence ATGTCGAACATGGAAGAATTAAATGATCAATTACAGGTGAGACGTCAAAAGATGACGTCTATGCAGGAGCAAGGCATGGATCCATTTGGATCACGTTTTGACCGCAGTCACCTGAGTAACGAGATAATAGAAGAGTTCGAAGGCTACACGAAAGAACAATTAGATGAAACACCTTATGAAGTTATTGCTGCTGGTCGTATCATGACCAAGCGTGGAAAAGGAAAAGCTGGTTTTGCCCATATCCAAGATCTTGGTGGCCAAATTCAAATTTACGTTCGTAAAGATGCAATTGGTGATGAGGCTTACGCTACTTTCAACACAGCAGACCTTGGAGATATCGTCGGCGTTAAAGGACTTGTATTCCGTACCAACGTTGGAGAACTTTCTATTAAAGCGACGGAATTCACGTTCCTAACAAAATCGCTTCGTCCAATGCCTGAGAAATTCCACGGATTAAAAGATGTGGAACAACGCTATCGCCAACGTTATTTAGACTTAATGACAAGTGATGAAAGCAAAAACACGTTCATTACTCGTAGCCGTATTATTCAAGCGATGCGTCGCTACTTAGATAATGAAGGATTCTTGGAAGTGGAGACACCTATGATGCATTCTGTCGCAGGTGGAGCAGCTGCTCGTCCATTCGTCACGCATCATAATGCGCTCGACCTAGAACTTTATATGCGTATTGCCATCGAGCTTCATTTAAAGCGTTTAATTGTTGGTGGGCTCGAAAAGGTTTATGAGATTGGTCGCGTATTCCGTAACGAAGGAATCTCGACTCGCCACAACCCTGAGTTTACGATGATTGAACTTTACGAAGCGTACGCGGATTATCAAGACATCATGAACCTGACAGAAAACTTAATTGCTCATATTGCACAAGAAGTTTTAGGATCCACAACTGTGCAATACGGAGAGGATGAAGTAAACCTAGCTCCAGGCTGGAAGCGTTGGCACATGGCCGATGCGGTTAAAGAAGTGACTGGAGTAGATTTCTGGCAAGAGATGACGAAAGAGCAAGCGCACGCACTGGCATCTGAACACGGTGTGGAAGTAAAACCTTCTATGGAAGTGGGGCATGTCTTAAATGAATTCTTTGAACAGAAAGTAGAAGAGCTTCTTGTTCAACCAACATTCATCTTTGGTCATCCAGTAGAGGTATCACCACTTGCTAAGAAAAATCCTGAGGACGGTCGATTTACAGATCGTTTTGAATTATTTATTGTGCGTCGTGAACACGCCAATGCATTTACAGAGTTAAATGATCCTATCGATCAGCGTGAACGTTTCGAAGCCCAGCTTGTTGAAAAAGAAGCAGGGAACGACGAAGCGCATGAAATGGACAATGACTTTATTGAAGCACTTGAGTATGGAATGCCGCCAACAGGTGGACTAGGAATTGGTATTGACCGTCTAGTCATGTTGTTGACGAACTCTCCATCTATACGTGACGTGTTACTGTTCCCATTAATGCGTCATAAAGATTAG
- a CDS encoding CsbD family protein — MAKDGFSNKVEGKLEKASGKVKETIGDATDNHSLEREGQKEQLKGNVKEKAGQAQQNLEDVTKDRK; from the coding sequence ATGGCAAAAGACGGATTTTCAAATAAGGTTGAAGGCAAACTAGAAAAGGCTTCAGGTAAAGTGAAAGAAACGATTGGTGATGCAACAGATAACCATTCTCTTGAACGCGAAGGACAAAAAGAGCAACTAAAAGGAAATGTAAAAGAAAAAGCAGGTCAAGCTCAGCAAAACTTGGAAGACGTAACAAAAGATCGTAAATAA
- a CDS encoding PLD nuclease N-terminal domain-containing protein, with product MEVLNEIPWGLVAPILVLQFILIVVALVDLVRIEATNGPKWIWALIIIFINLIGPIVYFVMGRNSQ from the coding sequence ATGGAAGTGTTAAATGAAATTCCGTGGGGGCTGGTTGCCCCAATACTTGTTCTGCAATTTATCTTGATTGTTGTTGCTCTGGTTGATTTAGTGCGTATCGAGGCTACTAATGGACCGAAGTGGATATGGGCTCTCATTATTATTTTTATCAACTTAATTGGCCCAATTGTTTACTTCGTGATGGGGAGGAATTCACAATGA
- a CDS encoding peptidyl-prolyl cis-trans isomerase encodes MRPNDRTEVRKTKRLKTKPVLLVMGLLLLGNVLWFIAWLIPNSGGTTETVAQVEGDAIRHEEWVAEMESRVGRESLEALVNERVMEAAAKKHDIQVSDEELELELALYRSATEATDQTFLGLNEEQMTKKIRARIILEKVLAKDIVVEETALKAYYEQNKTLYEVPTSYDVKAIFVSSQEEAESVRQELENGSSFDGLARERSIDASTAILGGSLGFVSANTTALDPNLVRAASELEPMAISQPLPLAEGGFAIVQVQSVSEGNAFSFDEVKAHIQRELALEQLPQSVTPRAFWEEFDASWLYESES; translated from the coding sequence AACCTGTCCTACTTGTGATGGGTCTTCTTCTACTTGGAAATGTGCTGTGGTTCATTGCATGGCTCATTCCAAATTCGGGGGGGACAACAGAGACCGTTGCCCAGGTTGAAGGCGATGCGATTCGTCACGAAGAATGGGTGGCAGAGATGGAGTCGCGAGTAGGACGTGAATCACTGGAAGCTCTCGTTAATGAGAGAGTGATGGAAGCGGCGGCAAAAAAGCACGATATCCAAGTCAGTGATGAAGAACTTGAACTCGAGCTTGCCCTTTACCGCTCTGCTACAGAGGCTACAGATCAGACATTTTTAGGATTAAATGAAGAACAAATGACAAAGAAGATCCGGGCTCGGATTATTCTTGAAAAGGTGCTTGCGAAAGACATTGTGGTAGAAGAGACAGCGCTCAAAGCCTATTACGAACAGAATAAAACGTTGTATGAAGTGCCCACTTCTTATGATGTAAAAGCCATTTTCGTTTCTTCTCAAGAAGAAGCAGAGTCTGTGAGACAAGAACTAGAGAACGGATCTTCCTTTGATGGCCTTGCTCGTGAACGTTCCATCGACGCAAGTACGGCAATACTTGGTGGATCACTTGGATTTGTTAGTGCCAATACCACTGCGTTAGACCCTAATCTTGTGCGAGCAGCAAGTGAACTTGAGCCGATGGCAATCAGCCAACCCTTACCACTGGCAGAGGGCGGCTTTGCGATTGTTCAAGTACAAAGTGTTTCGGAAGGAAATGCGTTTAGCTTTGATGAAGTAAAGGCGCATATTCAGCGAGAGTTAGCGCTTGAACAACTCCCGCAATCGGTAACACCGCGTGCCTTCTGGGAAGAGTTTGATGCTAGCTGGTTATACGAGAGTGAAAGCTAA
- the folK gene encoding 2-amino-4-hydroxy-6-hydroxymethyldihydropteridine diphosphokinase, whose amino-acid sequence MNRAYLSIGSNIGDRYQYLQEAVRSLSAVPSITVIKLSKVYETDPVGYTDQAAFLNIAVELGTSLSPHDLLAVCQNIEQELGRKRIIRWGPRTVDLDILLYNDENIESDDLVIPHPRMEERAFVVIPLASISSDAALLQKAAEFDPEKEGIRLWTAFDGDDVFVHTEN is encoded by the coding sequence ATGAATAGGGCCTATTTATCGATTGGCTCAAATATAGGGGATCGCTATCAGTATTTACAAGAGGCGGTTCGGTCCTTATCTGCTGTCCCTTCGATCACGGTAATAAAACTATCCAAGGTCTATGAAACAGATCCGGTTGGGTACACAGATCAAGCGGCGTTCTTAAATATAGCGGTTGAACTAGGGACTTCCTTATCCCCCCATGATTTATTGGCCGTTTGTCAAAACATCGAACAAGAATTAGGACGAAAACGAATTATCCGCTGGGGACCAAGAACAGTAGACCTTGACATTTTATTGTATAATGATGAAAATATAGAGTCGGATGATTTAGTCATTCCGCATCCGCGCATGGAGGAACGTGCATTTGTAGTGATCCCACTGGCATCGATTTCATCAGACGCTGCACTTCTGCAGAAGGCTGCTGAGTTTGATCCCGAGAAAGAAGGCATTCGCTTATGGACAGCATTCGATGGGGACGACGTATTCGTGCATACCGAAAATTAA
- the cysK gene encoding cysteine synthase A, whose translation MARTAQSIIDLIGHTPIVKLNRVTNDNDAEVYLKLEYFNPGSSVKDRIALAMIEAAEKSGDLKPGDTLVEPTSGNTGIGLAMVAAAKGYNSVLVMPDTMSIERRNLLRAYGAELVLTPGADGMKGAIAKADELAASQGYFMPQQFNNEANPEVHRLTTGPEIVKAFDQLDGFVAGIGTGGTITGAGGVLKESFPGIHIAAVEPKDSPVLSGGSPGPHKIQGIGAGFVPQVLNTEIYDSVIQVSNEDAYAMAREVAKAEGILGGVSSGAAIHAALQLAKELGKGKKVLAIIPSNGERYLSTPLYNFENQ comes from the coding sequence ATGGCTAGAACAGCACAATCCATTATAGATCTTATAGGACATACCCCGATCGTTAAGTTGAACCGGGTTACAAATGACAATGACGCAGAAGTTTACTTGAAATTAGAGTACTTCAATCCAGGGAGTAGCGTAAAAGATCGAATTGCTCTAGCAATGATTGAAGCCGCTGAAAAATCAGGGGACTTAAAACCAGGGGACACACTCGTTGAACCGACAAGTGGGAACACAGGTATCGGTTTAGCAATGGTAGCAGCTGCAAAAGGCTATAATTCCGTACTGGTTATGCCGGATACGATGAGCATAGAACGTCGTAACCTATTACGTGCGTATGGTGCAGAACTAGTATTGACACCAGGTGCTGACGGCATGAAAGGCGCCATTGCAAAGGCTGATGAGTTGGCAGCTTCTCAAGGCTACTTTATGCCCCAGCAATTCAATAATGAAGCAAACCCAGAAGTACATCGTTTGACTACCGGCCCTGAGATTGTAAAGGCGTTCGATCAGTTAGATGGTTTCGTAGCTGGGATTGGAACAGGCGGTACGATTACAGGAGCAGGCGGTGTACTGAAAGAAAGCTTCCCAGGCATTCACATTGCTGCTGTAGAACCAAAGGATTCACCTGTACTTTCTGGGGGGTCACCAGGACCTCATAAAATTCAAGGTATCGGTGCTGGTTTTGTTCCACAAGTGTTGAACACAGAGATTTACGACAGCGTGATTCAAGTTTCAAATGAAGATGCTTATGCGATGGCTCGTGAAGTAGCAAAAGCAGAGGGTATTCTAGGTGGCGTTTCTTCAGGTGCAGCCATTCATGCGGCCCTGCAATTAGCAAAAGAGCTAGGTAAAGGCAAGAAAGTGTTAGCCATCATTCCATCGAATGGTGAACGCTATTTGAGCACGCCTCTTTATAATTTTGAAAATCAATAA
- a CDS encoding helix-turn-helix transcriptional regulator, translating to MDSIRWGRRIRAYRKLKRVSQIDLAKALQVAPATLGKMERGVKEPTEQQWTQIAQALDIEIEELKGSKEGEQRDT from the coding sequence ATGGACAGCATTCGATGGGGACGACGTATTCGTGCATACCGAAAATTAAAACGTGTTAGCCAGATTGACTTGGCAAAAGCTTTGCAAGTGGCGCCTGCTACGCTTGGTAAGATGGAGCGTGGTGTAAAAGAGCCCACAGAACAACAATGGACACAAATCGCACAAGCCCTTGATATAGAGATAGAAGAACTTAAAGGAAGTAAGGAAGGTGAACAACGTGACACTTAA